The window TCCTTAAAATGAAAGGACTGGATACATCGCAACAGCTTTTGATGCTTTACAAGACTCTGCTCTCACATATTGAGCTCTGAACCCAAACACACTTTGAAGTAGATACGAAAGCGACGCAGCATGTTTACGCggatttaattttgaaatgcaCACTGCTTTGTAAAAGAACATcgcataaaaaatatcataaatacgTGTTTTGTTTTCAAGACTAAGTGGTTCAACTACAACAATTACAATAATGTAATTATCAAAACCGGAGAAGCACCCAATAAaaaactatactctatttcctttttggtgagagcacagtgcctcattatttatgcagaagtagcataaatatagggtgagtcttccatttttctacatgtaacaaaatgataaaccaggctgtttttaccaattttaagtggacaagtcctgtatggtctcaaatacaacaggtcgtaaaattcggaacaatggtttcgagttcatttttatgacaaacggGTTGCAGGTGTCGTCCCGACTATGGatattggttttaatttttaagttaaataattatctgttatgaaaaatttataaataatgttggattttatcttttatctattagataaagatttttagaaaaagtatggttggtaggtataacctatatttattaaattaacaagaaacatttcttaaaagcggaaaagcctcattataaaactatggcaaataaaatgaaatataaaaattgaattaatactgcaatttgattgttttttaaatgtttaaaaaattgttgtaaaatttcatttttttaataccaaccaataaaaaatgcaactctccaaacatatcttatcatttataagaaaggtacataaatataaggatctttaaatttattaaccatatttacatatattacaataaaaatattaacgaaatataaaaaaaagaaatcaatttataaatcacacaTTTCATTACTCTCATCAGTTTCATCCGAATCAGACATTCTCACTGTTATAACTAAGGGTTCGACAGTTTCTTCTAGAAGATTATCGAGGGTCCacatcttttcttcttcttttatagcATAACTCACAGCATTGCTCCAGTTTTCTTGGGTAACGTTATCCACTGCTGCTTTCAGAAGTTCTCTcacatctttcaatttaaaggttttattatttctagccacaaatccttttacttgaGCCCAAATTAACTCTATAGGTTTTAATTTACAATGGTAAGGTGGCAAACGAAGCATAGTTATATTGTGTTGTTTTGCCATTTCGTCAACAacgtgtcttttatattttgatttattttctgtaaccattgtcagaagctctgcttttaccgcgtcatctccaaaaggtatttctttttcggtaagccaattttttatttccccttttcgccagcaggatgatggtaatttttctattaatcttgaatggtagctggcattgtccataacaataattgaacTTTCGGGAATTGACGTGATTATTTcggaaaaataatcttcaaaaacatcagcgttcatttcttcgtggtaatccttagttgacttcgattcgaattcaaacagaccgccatttaaaaatcctttatagctcccaatatttgtaattattaatctgtGGCCCTTACCAGAAGGAGACTTCAAGCCAGTCGATAAACCTTCTAAAAAAGCCTGACAGAAGCTTCCAGCATTTTTATCCTGCCAGCACTTGCTCACGGTGTGTCCTTCGTTAagccaggtttcatccaaataataaatgtttcttccttcctttcgatactccttaatgtgccttaaatactttcttctctaacagactatttcttctttatctattaaaatagattttctattttgcttttgccaagaaaaatgtcattcgtgtaaaattttccataatttttttcttcccattTCTGGTACATTCTCGTCTTCTTTTTtaagtgtcaaaattttgtcgacagttgggatttcattcttaaaataaaatgaatgtactGTCCTCCTGATGATATGCTTTGCTGTCTCATCAACTGCTATCGGCTTCCTACGTTCTACTTTCCTACTTTCCTCCTTAGCCTATCGGCTAAGTTTTCacggttttcactttttctgtcaCTAAGAAATCTGTAAATTATTGCTTTACTTATGCCTGTCATATTGGCACATGTAGAAACTAGATTTCTAACAgtacttagaggcatttgatgcacaaatgcatcatgtacgtttagtactatagtccttgctttaaactctaaaacacctttacacactacggtgctaaactttgacattcttacaacaaatccgcaacaatactgaaaaataaatgaagtttttaggatatatctacattatataTCATAAACTACCTGTTTGCATTTAAGATTGCACAatttaggtacctataatacctccatatttacctatctagacaatatctacttataagggttaaaaagaacttgtttattaggtacttaggtaattcaaagaatttatggctaaaattggcctatttcttgcactattaaataaaccGAACAACTGAAAACATTCAGGTCTTAATGTACTTGAAAAGTGGGACGCCAATGGTTTACGACCGTTTTATGGCTATCGACCCTTTCGTGTGCTCCTACGGATTAAGAAATGGACTATAGGAAATAGAACTTAGTAGAAAGTAACTAGAGtaatctaaaaaactaaaaaagaaaattaaattaccttGTGAAAAATTTAGAGACATAGGAGATTTATCTAGAATAGTAACTGGTATTACAGAGACCTTAAAAAAATGAGACGGGTTTTTAGAAAGATTAGACTAGTGAACTCTGAAATTAGTATTTCGGAAGTAACACAAGAATTTTCGTAGAATAGAACTCTTGGAGGTTGGATATATTTTAAGTCTAGAAAACTAGAAACTAAAGATACTATAGACTAAAATATATGAATAGACCCGAACATGCATTAGTCcaaaagttattattttgcGAGATACAGCGTGTCAAGACaattatacataattataagatattacaattttattttctatttttccttattgcattaaaagcattttagATTTCTTCATATAACTCGctaaagcaaatttttttagtatgagAAATAAGGCATTGTTCCCTTTTATGGCCAAACTTCTATAGAGGGCGCATTTTACACCAGTATTTTGGTGAAtaacttatactttttttttgcttttaatttgcTATCTTGTATGCAACTGtccgaaaaatttaattttttcatattttcgcAATAAAAAAGTACACACTTATTAGagttatttgttttaaagatatttggcttttaaatttttaatgcattATGTGTACCACGatgataaaacattttaataacatGATAAAAAGTTTGCTTTAGATAATATCTTAGTAGTGTTATTATGGTTTATAATGTTTGTCATAATCTAGTAAGAATGTTATGTTGAATTGGAAATTACGTCGTTATTTTCAACATCTACAAAAATTAGTCTTAATAGAAAATGAAAGTTGTTTACCAAATTGTCTTGTTAAATTTAGTAACATTGACGTTTATAATTGACTTGATGTATTTAATCCATTTAGCACTACAGCGTTGCTATCATTATTAGGTTTCATCCCttagatattattttaatagatgaAGCTTTCCGGTCAGAGCATCTATTCTGTTTGATATTTTACTTCGCTAGTTTATAGTAACTTTTATCActtattcatattatttatattaagttttttttttaatgggatttTTGTTATATGAGCCACAAGCGAATAGGACAATCAAATTGCAAGTGTATCAATGTTGGGGAATAGGGTAAGGATTATTGGATTGTTGGATTTAGTTGGAAATAGACCAACCTTTGCAcctgatataaataattaaaaaaatcattttaagaaTGTGCCTGCTGTTTTAAatcttacttttttaatatattcatttCCAAACTTGTTTAAgctttttacactttttcatTTAGTACTGAAGATGCAAATATAAATTTGCAAAACATTCTAAAGAATATTCTATTTCTGTCAAATCGTaacagaataaaataattaagaattaatttaggttaattaattttaaaaaaataattttttttatttatttaggttgtaatttttaagtacttttgtgattataaaatatagtaatatttttgaatctttaatattttgtattaataattgctagatattatttacataatttgaatgtttatgatttaaaattatatcgtcttttatttttgaattcggTCTATATATTACATAATAAACTCAGCACCATAACATCAAATCACACTTTTTTAATTACTGAACCGACTGACATcatcaaattaataatttaaaatgtcacaAATAAATATGACaatgtcaaattaaaaaattataagtagtTTATAAAGTAGATGTCTAGAATATCAGATAATGCTCGGGCAAATAGTGCAGGGGATGGAGATTCTGTACTATCGTCTTATGAAAATAGCCCTAGGAATAAAACACCTGGTAAGTTGAATacaattgttaattttatttttaaatatattttcatcaATTTGTTTAGTATAGGGTAAAAATAAACTACAAGTTTTCATAAATTTGTCGCTACTTTTTACCATATTTAGAGCATTTacctaaaatttttgtaattttgaaatttttcaaaatagtccaaaagTGATAGAAGCGGACAAAGATAATTTAGGCTTTTATGTTATGGATTTTTTTAGAACAAGgaaattaactaattaattaattaaagaaaaaaaaagaggtCAAGCTAACAGGAGCGATCAACCAATTTATTTGAATAGCGCTAGCTCTTTCTGTCTGCATGCTTTCTTAGTGTGGATTGAAAACTCGAGGTGCTATAGCTGatcacaattatttttatatttctgttgATGATGCCttatattcttttattagttattctttttattattctCTATGTCACACAATATATTTACttcttataaatataatcaTTTACTTCTTATTAGGTAGTTTGAGAATTACAGAATATTTGGGAATGTTGATAagaaaatacctattttataaGTTGATGACCACCTAAAccccttaatttaatttttgaaattatgtaTACGTATAAAAAATAGTCCGAAGTGGAACCACAAATATTTGATTCAATTTGttcaatttgttcttttaacTGATTACTAGtcgttaaaaatatattaagtgaTTATTTCTGTTGACCttgtcaaataaatttttattacctaCTTAGCTATTCCCTTCTAATATAAAAAGCCAACCTATAGAGTAttagaaaattaggaaaatattgacaaaaaatcaaaaccctatttttaaaCCAGTACTTCTATAATTTTGCTTATGTGAGCTACTTTAGATAATTAAAGTGAAATAAActatactcgccggcacaaaattccgccaccctgaaatattggccaagtttgatgttttataaattttttattttttatcagattctcacgattttgccaccagtttttagatacatttgttgtgattttttaaaatcattttgtaaagtagcatttgtcgattaggctatataattcaggagtaaaacaaactgttgttttttctcgtaatttcataagatcctgtaggaaaattaaggtggataattctatTTACATACTGTtgcttgtaatctttgatgtattctaaacatttcgatttttgattcattccattatctcatttctgctccgagctgcaaattttttattaaaacgctgatttgaagcgtatttttattaagagaaacaaacactaggtatatcataaagttatttaaaaaaaacaattttaatagcgtgtatttcctCCTCTCGCAGCAATAATAGCTTGCAGTCTTTGCGGCATCGATCGAATGAATAAGGTTTcttattctttcttgaggaataGCCTCATATGTTATGTTATTAGAATCAGTTACCTACCATGCCTCCCATTGAGTCTCTTTTGAGATAttgttaaataatcaaaattttattttgactcTAGCATCCATCTGAAAACATGAAGAACACAGGCATACTCTAGatttaaatttccaaattatttcaaagtatttccaaaactaaaataactTTCTGGTTTCCTAAGAAAATATCAAtacgaaatatttcaatttattaattactatttattttgacatttatcaTCACAATTTATTTTCACTGTTTAAATTCCGCGCCAATTTATGTCAAATTAATTTTGCTCTGACTAATTCGACAGAAGAGACTCGACATTATTTTGCTCATTAAGTTCTGATGATATGAAAAGCATTGAGTAGCAAGCAGAAAGGACACTTAAAGAAATGAAAGTGCAACTTTTTTCATAACGAAGTAAACGGTCTTCCTGTCAATCATTTACTCAATTAACTCGAATAACTAGCTGTCCATCTTCAGTAGGAAATTGACACAGGTATTCATTAAATTACCTTCTTTTTTAGATAAGACATTCGGTATACCTCCAGATATTCCTAAATCACAATACAATACTGATATGTATTGTATTTGCCTGACTACCTCCAATATTTTATGATGTCCAAGTGATGAAATAacttttactcaaaaaaaatatatattttaacaaagcTTTGGTTCTTGTGGAATATCTGCAATCAGATATCTCCCCAAGAAGAATTTCATATaacttattatgatttttttatttctcaattttttagaaCTAAATATTACCGGACCCTGTGGAGATTACTCAGTGGTGCAACCTGCGAACATCATATTCCATGCCACGAACTCTTCCACAGATAGCGATGATCAAGAATGTGCTGAACTAAAAATGGAATATTTGCAGcgaattaatcaaattagaGACAAACTTGCTACTATCGATATAGCCAACAGAAGCTATTACGACTCTTGTTTTGCATATCCTCCTATTTCAGTCGTGGGTTCCGAAAGAGGCCAATGCCAAATTACTGAGATTTTCGATGAGGAAACtcatttagatgaaaaaaactACGAATCTGTTGCAGAAACAAAATCAATAGTTCCAGAAATCAAGCCATCCTCATACAAGCCATTAAGTTGTTCAAGTAAAGGCTCCGATACAGAATTTAAAACAATTCTGGATTACTCAGCCAGCTTTAAAGAAATGTCCTCATCAGTAGAGTTACTTGATCTTAATTACAATCCGCCTAAAAAGCGAACCTGTATACGAGAGAACACACCGAAATTCTCGACATCTGACGGGGTCGTTTCTTTACCGTATCATATTAGGGTCAGTCTCGATGACGTAATCTCTAAATCTAACAAGAGTCCAGGCGGTCAGCAACAGTTAGAAAAAGAAAGCACGGCCGCAGCTAAAGCCGAAGTTATTACAAAGGCTCCGACTGAAAGGCCCAACCATATTTTCCCGAGAGTTCAAATAGAATGTTCTGAAAAGGAGTGTTTGTCGACAAAAGGGAGTGAATCTGGAATAGACCCAAATGGTAATAATGTTggtttaatttctaaatttaacacaattatttattaaatttaaaaaatgggagTAAACCTCTGCtttgactaatttttaataatatttgtgtaaTTTGTGGTACAGTAAAATTTTGCACTTAATATACCATCCTATGAGCATTCtgtataatttttacataacaAGATAACATACACGTAAAGATTAAAGAAATCGTACATGATTCCCAACGAaatctttattatatatttagctTATACTTAAAAGTAATCaaaacttttattgaaaaagttaAGGTTCACATATTTCggttttaataaagaattatcagagcccaaaaattaaaaaaacaacaaaatgataattttatgaaaGATTACTTAAACTGTGTGCCATCTATAAGACACACACTTTACTATATTACAAATTACCATAttgtaaattcttgtaaaataattccaatatttaaataatacatacaAACCAATGAATGttgacaaataaattattaaattattaaaaaacaattataatttttccataattttaaaCCTAATACACAGGTGCTTAAATATCCACATTATACCGAGCAAAAAGATATATTAAACAGAGCaagaaaatatattcaaaaatgttataCATGTATTAGGTAAAATGCAAGCGGAATTCTGTGGAATATGATGAATAAAAAAGAGTGACAGCTAGGAATATGGAGATTATGCTGATTCAtacatttgtaatttttgcttgtattattttctgatcttgaaattaaaattacattgtaTTGTCAACCATCACCTTTTAAGGCACTTGTCATGAGGTCATAACatggtatttattaaaaaactgtttaaacttttattttggtcGTATCCTAAATCATCCTTGTTTGCGTCTGAACAGGTGCCTTTATATGTTATATATAATacaattatgtttaatatttagtGTCTGCTTTGCTAAAACCCTCGTTCTCCTCCATATACACTTGGAAACTTTGATGTTCCAAATCAGTTTGGCACtgactattaattaaaaagccgCAATAGTCACATTTAAAAGATGTGGAACCCAGTATCGAACCCAAACTCGACATTCTAAAAAGAATGGTACAAAATAAcaactagtaaaaaaaatttggtaaaaactcaaaaataacaataaaaaacaaataatacaaCGAACCAAAAAAACGTAATGAAGTTCgaatcacagaacacaaatatatagagaagtggtggttgcatataaactgatcgaaattcttctgacaaatcagctagcgtcctctcgcttgggaacgaaactgttgtaactagcTTGACAGTTGACGTatctaattggaccaatcaaaatggtaaaaaaggatggccaaattaaggcgggaaaatttaaattttatgtaataagaaacctcataattttattatttaatcgcaATATCCAAAGCAAACATGCAATAAAAAAGGTTACTTTTTGATTAAGTGTTGGCATCAGATATAGATCAggataaaataaacaatagtgtacaacatatcaccaatttcaaaatggaaataaaacaatatttttctttaatacatttattatttatttttcctgaaaaataattacttacaattatatacataatatacaataattcattattacaTATAATGTAtgaattagaattaatctaaaatgtttaaaagtattttgttagcactgaactatgTCAACTCAAATAGATTAGAAAATATTGTGAAGATTTTATAATTCAGCTAGCAGACAATTAAAGTAATGTTTTCGGATAATACTTAAGACTAAGGACATAAGTAGTAACATTCATATACTAAACCTACACAAGTTAAAAGaatacataattaataaattactaaaaataatttattaattatgtattCTATATGaaatattagtatttaattttttagacgTCAAATGACCTAAATGAACTTTATTAAATctgtaataaacaaaaaaacttaagatGTTGGTTATACTTTAGGTGCTGGTGCTAATAAACCAGATTCTCCAAAGGACCACGTATGCCTCCTATTTTTTGACACCTTGGAGCAATCCGTATCAGTATCTCCAAAAACCACAAATAGGTCTCGAGATACTGACATCACTTCGACAACCGATAGTTCCACGCAAAGACAACAGAAGAGGAGACTGATGTTAAGAAGTGCAAGCAACaaggtaataattttatttactcgATAAAACTTATCTATATATGCAGGGTGACATTTGAAAAACTTAAAGTGGCCATATGTTAGGAACgaaaaagtgaataaaaaacactaaaacagtttctataaaacaaattttgttggtATGTTTCTCAGATGATCTGTGTTATTAGATTTGCTTTCAAATCACAGTATTAGATCACTTGACAATTCGTGTCAATATTTTCTAGCATCCAGTAATAACGTGTGACTTCCTAGTTGTTTCCTAGAAGAAATATAAGTATTGCTATGATGTAAGGTTTAAGAAGGTATTatcttttattgtttgtttaatatattaaaaaaagtgataTATTGAAGCTGAAATATTATTGCATCCAAAtgattgcaaaataatttttcactacCCAAAAGAATCGAAGCTGATGATGATTGTTTGACGATTGACATGTCAGATGGTATTTTTAATACTGTGATTTTATAGAAAAGTAAAAGCTAATAAATGTGATATGTCGTATTTAGGATTGAAGTTTAATAATCAaagttaataattgtaaaaaatttgaccgattaaaacaaatatgcagcgctttttttaaattaatttaatgcatttaCCCATTTTAACTTAACTAAGCTCTAAAACTTAATAGCCTCAATATACTTCtcattaattaacatttttggttAACCTTTAGGTGAAACCCACTGATAAAATGTCATTATGggaagaaattagaacaatggAAGCTCTTAAGAAAAAATCCCGACCTGAAAGTTCAGGTTCGCACGATAGCCAATTCAGAAAAGTGATATTAAGCAaaactgaaaaagaaaaatctttggATATAAATGCTATAGGTAGCTTTGAGGTTCCTAGGAAATCCAAGAAAATAGCCAGATTTCCGTCTATAACTAAAATAACGAGTTTTTGTTcatctgtttttaaaaaacctaatagCACTGAATCAAAAGCACAAGACAGTGTTCCAAAATCAGTTCAACCAAAGACATTTTTTACGCCAAAAACTGCAGACGCTTTGTTAGATATCAAAAAAGAGCAGGATGTTGATTTGAATTTAGAAGACACGCCAACTGGAGAGAAGTTCTCACAGTGCTCGTATTCAGATGAAGACGATTTTGATTCATATAATccattttgtatattttgtttttgtttttagttaaaaaaattatatttttagcttGTAAGAATAAATCTCTGAATTTCttatcagaataataatttatattttttaaaagaaaaaagctcCTAAATCATATGAGTACAAACTGTATTtcatatgattattattatatgttatgTTATGATCGGAAAACTTCGTTCATATGTTAAAATAAACTACATTCAAATATTGttgttaaattatattaagcAGTTAAAGCTCTATTTTGGCATCATCAGAAAAGAAGTACGAAATAGTGAGCATCTTCATGTTTTAAATCTAGATGGAATTGGTATGGATTAATGACATTTACGGTAAGGTTTCTATGATTTATATCAGCTAGAAAACGCAGGCAAATCAAGTAGACTCACTATAGGTAAAAAAGCTTGACAGTTGTCACTACCATAGTGGACTTAAATTCATAATAGGATATTGCAGTAGGTATCTACAAATTCTATTGTAGGCGTCATTTATACCTCTGCTCCAGAGGCAACGCTGTAAAAAGAGAACAAGTCTGTTTTCACAGCCTCTTTTTCTAAGGGACTCAAAAGTATTGACTCCGAACCTGCTACCGTATATTATAAGGGCAGACGCTTTACTGAAGAGATTACTGATGTTAATTATGAACCTTTTTTTGGGGCTGTAGGAAACAGATATAAATCCTTTAGACCTATTCGCTAGTCAGTCTTTTGTTGttaaatcatataaataaatacagtttaTACTATAGGTAACAGTTCAGCGATAAAAGAATGGGAAAACATCACAGAGATTACCTTCCAATAGGTTATCATACTGTTATGAAGATGATTCTAAGCGGTTACAGTTAGCTCATCTGATGATCAATTTTACCGGTCGAGGGATTCTCTTTAGAGAGATATTAATATTAACGATGTATATCAGTAGTAAATTTTCactatatttagtattttttttgaaataatataaatttgcgAAAACTTCTATTTTTAAGGACAAAAACCTGTGCACTATTGACGTGGCTAAGGAGTAATATCTAAATCCTATATCACTGCTATATGTGTAGATAGGGCAGATCATGATGGAAATGCCTGCTTATATTAGTTTCGTAGTTATATGAGATTATTACCTATTAAAAAGTGCTTTTGAGAAGCAATCTTGCCACAGAAGAGTTCCATGACAATTTGATCGCAAGCAGTAATAATTACTTCCCTTACTTCGGTATCAATgatatatttagttattataaaTCTATTCTACAGCTATAATTTTTACCCTTGTTTTTCATCTTATTGCCACATTTATGATAAAGGAATTTTATTCCTTAAGGCATGTTACTCTCGGTACCTATACATTTTCTCCAGCTCCAAGTTTTTGGTGAATAAATCAGTTTcttaaatatcttgaaaaaacTAGCAGGTAGAAACAGTTTCAGTAAAACAGTAGGTATTCAATAGCCgataaatacaattattattatttaaaaaaactagtcAATTGTAGACCCTTGCACTACTTTAGATATTTACTAATGACAATGGTGTTACGTGTGGAAACGGCTTTAGATAAATCTTTCTAccccatataaaaaaatcaccttctTTCTGGAATCACGCACTTAAATGTCAAAgtgtttatttttctatttttgttacTCACTACTTGTGTGGTTCATTCTTCATTATCCAATTAC is drawn from Anthonomus grandis grandis chromosome 1, icAntGran1.3, whole genome shotgun sequence and contains these coding sequences:
- the LOC126737539 gene encoding uncharacterized protein LOC126737539, giving the protein MSRISDNARANSAGDGDSVLSSYENSPRNKTPELNITGPCGDYSVVQPANIIFHATNSSTDSDDQECAELKMEYLQRINQIRDKLATIDIANRSYYDSCFAYPPISVVGSERGQCQITEIFDEETHLDEKNYESVAETKSIVPEIKPSSYKPLSCSSKGSDTEFKTILDYSASFKEMSSSVELLDLNYNPPKKRTCIRENTPKFSTSDGVVSLPYHIRVSLDDVISKSNKSPGGQQQLEKESTAAAKAEVITKAPTERPNHIFPRVQIECSEKECLSTKGSESGIDPNGAGANKPDSPKDHVCLLFFDTLEQSVSVSPKTTNRSRDTDITSTTDSSTQRQQKRRLMLRSASNKVKPTDKMSLWEEIRTMEALKKKSRPESSGSHDSQFRKVILSKTEKEKSLDINAIGSFEVPRKSKKIARFPSITKITSFCSSVFKKPNSTESKAQDSVPKSVQPKTFFTPKTADALLDIKKEQDVDLNLEDTPTGEKFSQCSYSDEDDFDSYNPFCIFCFCF